In Francisella hispaniensis FSC454, a genomic segment contains:
- a CDS encoding DUF3281 family protein, whose protein sequence is MIAKNRLLNTTAIIFAIELLGSCGKTETANELRIVDECNETNDLCRFELTDTRVSRYTNVLGKTIERVQSQAPLNDIQGTIGWNASAGASLADNSEVQNRLRVGCQNNICTQNGNSTAFKLPAGSNTIRASGTVTIDGKTVDLATDVPPVVINTSVTGSSVHVFPTELEDDYSLQSLINALNQNRHYAHGTFFADGNNLKIQCDPGYVWLDDINPQYGGQAQSATSRSVAMVSWVGDLDEFRVDEYRFLHFDMSSLTLNGVRLGGVVLWEMGCWPS, encoded by the coding sequence ATGATAGCGAAAAATAGGCTATTAAATACAACTGCAATAATATTTGCTATTGAGTTATTAGGAAGTTGTGGTAAGACAGAGACTGCAAATGAATTGCGTATAGTAGATGAATGTAATGAAACCAATGATTTGTGTAGGTTTGAGCTAACTGATACTCGGGTGTCTCGCTATACAAATGTCTTAGGTAAGACTATAGAAAGAGTACAGAGTCAAGCTCCGCTAAATGATATTCAAGGGACAATAGGATGGAATGCATCAGCTGGAGCAAGTTTAGCTGATAATTCTGAAGTCCAGAATAGGTTGAGGGTCGGTTGTCAGAATAATATTTGTACTCAAAATGGTAATTCCACAGCATTTAAGCTACCAGCTGGTAGTAATACAATAAGGGCATCTGGAACGGTTACGATTGATGGTAAAACTGTTGATCTGGCTACAGATGTACCTCCTGTTGTGATAAATACATCAGTGACTGGTAGTAGCGTCCATGTATTTCCTACAGAATTAGAAGATGACTATAGTTTACAGTCTCTCATTAATGCTTTAAATCAAAATAGACATTACGCACATGGTACGTTTTTCGCGGATGGTAATAACCTAAAAATTCAGTGCGATCCAGGTTATGTGTGGTTGGATGATATAAATCCTCAGTATGGTGGGCAGGCTCAGTCAGCTACTAGTCGTAGTGTAGCGATGGTGAGTTGGGTTGGGGATTTGGATGAGTTTAGGGTTGATGAGTATAGGTTCTTACATTTTGATATGAGTAGTCTGACACTAAATGGGGTTAGATTAGGTGGTGTTGTGTTATGGGAGATGGGTTGTTGGCCGAGTTAA
- the secF gene encoding protein translocase subunit SecF codes for MEFFKQKTNIDFLGIKKYTTVFSVIMIVVSLFFIFTKGLNLGLDFTGGYQVQIQTSTKSQDSETMTKELAKAGFEHTTITTFGDNNNFLIKFAPDEVNTKAKSLEDAQQYLKQQVESSLNAQVQSVNYIGPQVGKELASNGVLAIIIAMVCILIYISARFEMKFGISACIALLHDPIVILGIFSAFQLEFDLTVLAAVLAVIGYSLNDTVVIYDRVRENFRKMRNASVVEVVNRSINDTLSRTILTSGLTMLVVVVLYLFGGSSVHNFSLALILGIVVGTYSSIYVAGVVAVALGLNRESLLPKQVSKEDIPIL; via the coding sequence ATGGAATTTTTTAAACAAAAGACAAACATAGATTTTTTAGGAATTAAAAAATATACAACAGTTTTTTCTGTAATAATGATTGTTGTGTCATTATTTTTTATCTTTACTAAAGGTTTAAATCTTGGTTTAGATTTCACAGGTGGTTATCAAGTACAAATCCAGACATCCACTAAGTCACAAGACTCTGAAACTATGACTAAAGAGTTAGCCAAAGCTGGTTTTGAACATACAACTATTACTACTTTTGGAGATAATAATAACTTTCTTATTAAGTTTGCTCCTGATGAGGTCAACACAAAAGCAAAAAGCTTAGAAGATGCGCAACAATATCTCAAACAGCAAGTTGAAAGCTCGTTAAATGCGCAAGTTCAAAGTGTCAATTATATCGGTCCACAGGTTGGTAAAGAACTAGCAAGTAATGGTGTTTTAGCAATTATAATAGCAATGGTATGTATCTTAATTTACATAAGCGCTAGATTTGAGATGAAGTTCGGTATTAGTGCTTGTATTGCATTACTTCATGATCCTATAGTTATCTTAGGCATATTTTCGGCATTTCAGTTAGAGTTTGATTTGACTGTCTTAGCTGCAGTACTAGCTGTGATTGGCTACTCATTAAATGATACTGTTGTGATATATGACAGAGTACGTGAGAATTTCAGAAAAATGCGTAATGCTAGTGTCGTAGAAGTTGTCAATAGAAGTATTAATGATACTTTATCAAGAACTATTTTGACTTCTGGACTAACAATGTTAGTTGTAGTAGTACTGTATCTATTTGGTGGTAGTTCGGTACATAATTTCTCATTGGCTCTAATCTTAGGGATAGTAGTGGGTACATACTCATCTATATATGTCGCTGGTGTGGTAGCTGTTGCGCTAGGTTTAAATAGAGAATCATTACTTCCAAAGCAAGTATCTAAAGAAGATATTCCTATTCTGTAA
- the rpoH gene encoding RNA polymerase sigma factor RpoH: MANKKLLPATKTKTLPVVSDNNLSAYLNFVNTLPVLSLEQEQELARRYKYKKDLDAAQQLVLSHLRFVTKIARNFSGYGLSIADLIQEGNIGLMKAVSKFDPEQGVRLVSFAVHWIKAEMHDYVLKNWKIVKVATTKAQRKLFFNLRSSKDKIGWLSSEDIKELAEELGVKEETVIEMEKRMCQGDASLDLPYTDDDGEQTSQQSLYLEDKSSNIEHQVVQQDYYDNFKAIVKDVLSGFDTRTKDIIMSRYLLDNKATLQDLAAKYNISAERVRQIEEDALAKLKKAIKNRS, from the coding sequence ATGGCTAACAAAAAATTATTACCAGCTACGAAAACGAAAACTTTACCAGTTGTATCTGATAATAATCTCAGTGCGTATTTAAATTTTGTCAATACTTTACCAGTATTATCACTAGAGCAAGAGCAAGAGCTAGCAAGACGCTATAAATATAAAAAAGATCTAGATGCTGCACAGCAACTTGTGTTATCACATTTGCGTTTTGTTACTAAAATAGCAAGAAACTTCTCAGGTTATGGACTTTCGATAGCGGATCTTATCCAAGAGGGTAATATTGGACTTATGAAAGCTGTAAGTAAGTTTGACCCTGAACAAGGTGTTAGATTAGTTTCATTTGCAGTTCATTGGATTAAGGCGGAAATGCATGATTATGTCCTAAAAAACTGGAAGATTGTCAAAGTTGCTACTACAAAAGCACAGCGTAAATTATTTTTTAATCTTAGAAGTAGTAAAGACAAAATTGGTTGGTTAAGTTCGGAGGATATAAAAGAGTTAGCTGAAGAGTTAGGTGTCAAAGAAGAAACTGTCATTGAGATGGAGAAAAGAATGTGTCAAGGTGATGCAAGTCTTGATTTACCATATACTGACGACGACGGTGAGCAAACTTCGCAGCAAAGCTTATATCTAGAAGATAAATCTTCAAATATTGAGCATCAAGTTGTCCAGCAAGATTACTATGATAATTTCAAAGCGATTGTAAAAGATGTTTTAAGTGGTTTTGATACACGTACAAAAGACATTATTATGTCGCGCTATCTACTTGATAACAAGGCAACTCTCCAAGATCTAGCTGCTAAATATAATATCTCAGCTGAAAGAGTACGCCAAATAGAAGAAGATGCTCTAGCTAAACTTAAAAAAGCTATCAAGAATCGCTCTTAA
- a CDS encoding DUF3281 family protein encodes MITKKRLVLGAAIISSVAALASCGKTTTAKELRIVDKCTSAKGLCEFELTDAVVSRYTNILGKTIERVESKTPLHDIQGTITWNAPATASLADNATVKSTLGVSCQGDSCTANSNPTAYNLPVGSNTISVSGTVTVDGKTIDLDTDVQPVVVDTKKLNNRYVFDTGTLPSGASIPTLVNALNEVNTYAHGEFSDGTGNTLIIDCDDGYGWLDDVKPKYGDKLPTPANGASYVEFNVKDAKFQNKEALKDGESTFTQNGAPSGDVLYWQAGCWKK; translated from the coding sequence ATGATAACAAAAAAAAGGCTTGTGCTTGGGGCAGCCATAATATCTAGTGTTGCGGCATTAGCAAGTTGTGGTAAGACTACTACTGCTAAGGAGTTGCGTATAGTGGATAAATGTACTTCTGCTAAAGGTCTATGTGAGTTTGAGCTAACAGATGCTGTAGTGTCTCGCTATACAAATATCTTAGGTAAGACTATAGAGAGAGTAGAAAGTAAGACTCCACTCCATGATATCCAAGGAACAATTACATGGAATGCACCAGCTACTGCTAGTTTGGCTGATAATGCTACTGTTAAGAGTACCTTGGGTGTAAGCTGCCAGGGTGATAGCTGTACTGCAAATTCTAACCCTACTGCGTATAATCTACCAGTTGGTAGTAATACAATTAGTGTATCTGGTACTGTGACTGTTGATGGTAAAACAATTGATCTAGATACAGATGTGCAGCCTGTTGTGGTAGATACGAAGAAGCTTAATAATAGGTACGTGTTTGATACGGGTACATTACCATCTGGAGCGTCAATTCCAACTCTTGTAAATGCTTTAAATGAAGTCAATACTTATGCACATGGTGAGTTTTCGGATGGTACTGGAAATACATTAATAATCGACTGTGATGATGGTTATGGTTGGTTGGATGATGTAAAACCAAAATATGGAGATAAATTGCCTACTCCTGCTAATGGAGCTTCGTATGTGGAGTTCAATGTTAAGGATGCAAAATTCCAAAATAAAGAGGCTTTGAAAGATGGGGAAAGTACGTTTACTCAGAACGGTGCGCCATCGGGTGATGTGCTGTACTGGCAGGCCGGCTGTTGGAAGAAATAG
- a CDS encoding DUF3281 family protein, translating to MIIIKKKLLIAILVISSVAILASYSTDTASDISIVEKCNHTKDLCKFKLANAEYLGIQIS from the coding sequence ATGATAATAATAAAAAAGAAGCTTTTGATTGCAATTTTAGTAATATCTAGTGTTGCTATATTAGCAAGTTACAGTACGGATACTGCTAGTGATATAAGTATAGTAGAGAAGTGTAATCATACTAAAGATCTCTGTAAGTTTAAATTGGCTAATGCTGAGTATCTCGGTATACAAATTTCTTAG
- the yajC gene encoding preprotein translocase subunit YajC yields MRKLLLSLSAIVLFVPTSFAQGAEQAAGSPLSSILMLVVFFAIFWFLLIRPQQKKNKELRKMLSELSKGDEVVTNGGMVGKIAKIDETFVDLEVAENVTVKIQRSAVANILPKGATKA; encoded by the coding sequence ATGAGAAAATTATTATTGTCACTATCTGCAATCGTATTATTTGTGCCAACTTCATTTGCACAAGGAGCAGAGCAAGCTGCTGGTAGTCCGCTAAGCTCAATATTAATGCTTGTGGTATTTTTTGCTATCTTCTGGTTCTTATTAATCAGACCTCAACAAAAGAAAAACAAAGAATTGCGTAAGATGCTATCTGAGCTATCAAAAGGCGATGAAGTTGTAACTAATGGCGGTATGGTAGGCAAAATTGCTAAGATAGATGAAACATTTGTAGATTTAGAAGTTGCAGAGAATGTTACTGTAAAGATTCAAAGAAGTGCTGTAGCAAATATTTTACCTAAAGGTGCTACTAAAGCTTAA
- a CDS encoding cysteine hydrolase family protein has protein sequence MKNTFVIVADFINEIIDERGALGVHNAQRIKDGKTMQKANKLIAWARDNNIQIAHVKVGFSKGYKECSKVSPMFEKAPEYGILQLNTWSTEFHHEMDVQEHDIIITKHRVSALYGTDLELILRANNIEHVVICGVSTSYVVESTTRDLHDRDFKVTVIADACNAATQQAHEASLANLTRIANIINIDDFISC, from the coding sequence ATGAAAAATACATTTGTAATAGTTGCTGATTTTATAAATGAAATCATTGATGAAAGGGGTGCTTTAGGTGTTCATAATGCACAAAGAATTAAGGATGGTAAAACTATGCAAAAAGCTAATAAGTTAATAGCTTGGGCAAGAGATAATAATATTCAAATTGCGCATGTGAAAGTAGGTTTTAGTAAGGGATATAAAGAATGTTCTAAAGTATCTCCTATGTTTGAAAAAGCCCCGGAGTATGGTATACTACAATTAAATACTTGGTCAACCGAATTTCATCACGAAATGGATGTCCAAGAGCATGATATAATTATCACAAAGCATCGCGTGAGTGCGTTATATGGTACAGATCTAGAACTTATATTACGCGCAAACAATATTGAGCATGTGGTTATTTGTGGGGTATCTACTAGTTATGTTGTAGAGTCTACTACCCGAGACTTACATGATCGTGATTTTAAGGTTACTGTGATAGCAGATGCTTGCAATGCAGCGACTCAACAAGCTCATGAAGCTAGTTTAGCAAATTTAACTAGAATAGCTAATATTATAAATATTGATGATTTTATTTCATGTTAG
- a CDS encoding LysR family transcriptional regulator, whose amino-acid sequence MIKRNDLPPLNSLPVFIAVMKTKSYTRAAEQLFMTHSAVSQSIKKLESYLDKKLFITNKRKLIITNLAREYYAKIEPLITQIHHSTESFKKQKSKKLSINCMTTLCANWLIPKLDELIESLADTEIQLVTLGRKVNFSYDDIDISIEYGIDSDFNNTNKCKLAEGELILVCNNKHIGKTCLETISQQKLIYVDDKIRIDDYLLWQQHNNILAKANKKIVFKNSLQAIKACFSGIGFFVTDRLLIEEYIKNDFLYVPPQQSYSTGKSYYLLAKDSETENFDKIKELLTSYFK is encoded by the coding sequence ATGATAAAAAGAAACGATTTACCTCCTCTAAATTCTTTACCAGTATTTATAGCTGTGATGAAGACTAAAAGCTACACAAGAGCAGCTGAGCAACTATTTATGACTCATTCTGCAGTGAGCCAATCGATAAAAAAACTAGAAAGCTATCTTGATAAAAAACTCTTTATAACTAACAAAAGAAAGCTTATTATCACAAATTTAGCTAGAGAGTATTATGCAAAAATAGAGCCCTTAATAACACAAATTCATCACTCAACAGAATCTTTTAAAAAACAAAAATCCAAGAAGTTATCGATAAACTGCATGACCACTTTATGTGCAAACTGGTTGATTCCAAAACTCGATGAGTTGATAGAATCTCTAGCAGATACAGAGATACAACTTGTAACCTTAGGAAGAAAAGTAAACTTTAGCTATGATGATATAGATATTAGTATAGAGTATGGTATCGATAGTGACTTTAACAATACAAACAAATGCAAACTAGCCGAAGGTGAATTAATATTAGTCTGCAATAACAAACATATTGGCAAAACCTGTCTAGAGACAATATCTCAACAAAAACTAATTTATGTTGATGATAAAATTCGTATCGATGACTATCTACTTTGGCAACAACATAATAATATTTTAGCTAAAGCCAATAAAAAAATTGTTTTTAAAAATTCACTACAAGCCATCAAAGCTTGTTTTTCAGGAATTGGTTTTTTTGTTACTGATAGGCTTCTAATAGAAGAATATATCAAAAATGATTTTCTATATGTTCCACCACAACAAAGCTACTCAACAGGAAAATCTTATTATCTTTTGGCAAAAGATTCAGAAACCGAAAATTTTGATAAAATTAAAGAGTTACTAACTTCTTATTTCAAATAA
- a CDS encoding DUF3281 family protein has translation MMIPKTKLLIAIVVIAIVAVLASYSTDTASDISIVEKCNNTKDLCKFKFADNEYFGIEIS, from the coding sequence ATGATGATACCAAAAACAAAACTTTTGATCGCGATTGTAGTAATAGCTATTGTTGCCGTATTGGCAAGTTATAGTACGGATACTGCTAGTGATATAAGTATAGTAGAGAAGTGTAATAACACTAAAGATCTATGTAAGTTTAAATTTGCTGATAATGAGTATTTTGGTATAGAAATTTCTTAG
- the secD gene encoding protein translocase subunit SecD, translating to MSNNRSLPINQFPLWKNLLIVIVLALAIFYALPNVFGKSPALQISQKDADVTTQLLVSIESTLAKDKISYQKANIADDKSNIAITFKDVQEQLKAKQALKDSLGNDYIIAMNMLSNSPNWLSALGANPMNLGLDLRGGMYLMLEADTKTSIDAQLDNSLGIILNAANDKGINISSSTKAEEKSAIKAPQNYLDNGFVSITLANSADVDKLKQYLSTDFTKTQDPNIIYTSKGNTLFISYNSAKILQLKQDAISQVVTVMRNRINALGVAEASVAQAGDNRVVIEIPGLQDATQAKQILGGTSTASFYLVSPVADRLAAEEQGYKVYALDNGRGYQSYYSLKGAAVAGGADIIGASPSVDHQTGTPIVMVELDRSAASHFRQITGKNIGNPMGVMLVNTTYEKVKDKDGKESNVVSKTEKLINVATIQSALGSQFQITGLNQKEANNLALMIKSGALQVPVHIVQEQQIGPSLGKDNIEKGMLSIVIALVAVVVFILVYYRVFGVIANIALVMNLILIVAVMSIIPGATLTLPGIAGIVLNLGMSIDGNVLIFERIREEIRAGMPRQSAIHIGYEKAFTTIVDSNITTLIVAVILFFIGSGAVKGFAITLMIGIVTSMFTSVTVSRAMTNFVYGKRKKLEKISIGI from the coding sequence ATGAGTAACAACAGAAGTTTACCTATAAATCAGTTTCCGCTGTGGAAAAATCTTTTGATTGTAATTGTCTTAGCGTTAGCAATTTTTTATGCTTTGCCTAACGTTTTTGGTAAAAGCCCAGCTTTACAGATATCACAAAAAGATGCTGATGTGACCACACAGTTATTAGTAAGTATCGAGAGTACACTAGCTAAAGATAAAATTAGTTATCAAAAAGCTAATATAGCCGATGATAAAAGTAATATCGCGATAACCTTTAAAGACGTCCAAGAGCAGCTAAAAGCTAAACAAGCACTAAAAGATAGTTTGGGTAATGACTATATTATTGCTATGAATATGCTCTCGAATTCACCAAATTGGTTATCGGCATTAGGTGCTAATCCTATGAATCTAGGACTAGATTTACGTGGTGGGATGTACTTGATGCTAGAAGCTGATACAAAAACATCTATTGATGCTCAATTAGATAATTCCTTGGGCATAATTCTAAATGCTGCTAATGATAAGGGTATAAATATATCAAGCTCAACAAAAGCTGAAGAAAAATCAGCTATCAAAGCACCACAAAATTATCTTGATAATGGTTTTGTTTCGATAACTTTAGCAAATTCAGCTGATGTTGATAAGCTTAAACAGTATTTAAGTACTGATTTTACTAAGACTCAAGATCCTAATATAATCTATACTAGCAAAGGTAATACGCTATTTATTTCTTATAATAGTGCTAAAATCCTTCAGCTTAAGCAAGATGCAATATCTCAAGTTGTCACAGTTATGCGTAATCGTATCAATGCTTTAGGTGTGGCTGAAGCATCTGTTGCTCAAGCTGGTGATAATCGTGTAGTGATCGAAATACCAGGCTTGCAAGATGCTACCCAAGCTAAGCAAATTTTAGGAGGTACCTCTACAGCAAGTTTCTATCTAGTAAGTCCTGTCGCAGATAGATTGGCAGCTGAAGAGCAGGGTTATAAGGTTTATGCACTAGATAATGGTAGAGGCTATCAAAGCTATTATAGCCTAAAAGGTGCTGCTGTTGCTGGTGGTGCTGATATTATCGGGGCTAGTCCATCTGTAGATCATCAGACTGGGACTCCTATAGTAATGGTTGAGCTAGATAGAAGTGCAGCAAGTCATTTTAGACAGATTACAGGCAAAAATATTGGTAATCCAATGGGTGTAATGCTTGTCAATACTACTTATGAAAAAGTCAAAGATAAAGATGGAAAAGAGAGTAATGTAGTTAGTAAAACTGAGAAACTAATCAACGTTGCTACAATCCAATCTGCATTAGGTTCACAATTTCAGATCACTGGTCTAAATCAAAAAGAAGCAAATAACCTTGCGTTAATGATTAAATCAGGAGCTTTACAAGTGCCTGTACATATAGTTCAAGAGCAGCAAATAGGTCCAAGTTTAGGTAAGGATAATATTGAAAAAGGTATGCTCTCTATCGTGATAGCACTTGTAGCTGTTGTAGTATTTATATTAGTTTATTATCGCGTTTTTGGCGTCATAGCTAATATTGCATTAGTGATGAATCTAATCTTAATTGTAGCGGTGATGTCTATTATACCTGGTGCTACTTTGACACTACCAGGTATTGCTGGTATCGTCTTGAATTTAGGTATGTCAATAGATGGTAATGTACTAATATTTGAACGTATCAGAGAAGAGATTCGCGCTGGTATGCCTCGTCAAAGTGCAATACATATTGGTTATGAGAAAGCATTTACAACAATTGTAGATTCAAATATTACAACCTTGATTGTTGCAGTGATACTTTTCTTCATCGGTAGTGGTGCAGTCAAAGGTTTTGCAATCACATTAATGATAGGTATTGTCACATCTATGTTTACATCTGTTACTGTTTCAAGAGCGATGACAAATTTTGTTTATGGTAAGAGAAAGAAACTAGAAAAAATCTCTATAGGCATATAA
- a CDS encoding DMT family transporter: protein MISFNNLVSFILMIISAAMIALGSFVRKIFVGIDGIYLAMFVCFVGSSILMWWVVSISSFTKIIPHGWKSIFIRVIFSMLAQVLLFISLSKGSLLITMLLFNTSPLFIPVIRFVFFKKDISYFNFICIIVSFFGIYLILGTGSDGANIYTLSALCAGILNAASQVVLHNASQKEDVFIINLWIYTFIALVMIALLPFDKFAIANLNNLFTQPIIIWMCIAIIIFSISAQIFRVKAFKYTNDPALVAPAMYFSVIVAAVLDIVFYNTSLKSLEVCGILMICVASVLSLIKKA from the coding sequence GTGATTTCTTTTAATAATCTCGTTAGCTTTATTTTGATGATAATATCTGCAGCAATGATAGCTTTGGGATCTTTTGTTAGGAAAATTTTTGTTGGAATTGATGGTATTTATTTAGCAATGTTTGTTTGCTTTGTTGGTAGTAGTATCTTGATGTGGTGGGTTGTAAGTATTTCTTCATTTACAAAGATTATACCCCATGGCTGGAAATCGATATTTATCAGAGTGATATTTAGCATGCTAGCACAAGTATTATTATTTATAAGTTTAAGTAAAGGATCTTTGTTGATTACAATGTTACTGTTTAATACTAGTCCTTTGTTTATACCAGTGATACGTTTTGTATTTTTTAAAAAGGATATTAGTTATTTTAACTTTATCTGTATTATTGTCAGTTTTTTTGGTATTTACTTGATTTTAGGTACAGGTAGTGATGGTGCTAATATTTATACATTAAGCGCACTTTGTGCTGGTATTCTAAACGCTGCATCACAAGTTGTGCTACATAATGCAAGTCAAAAAGAAGATGTTTTTATTATAAATTTATGGATATATACGTTTATTGCTTTGGTAATGATTGCACTATTACCATTCGATAAATTTGCAATTGCAAATTTGAATAACTTATTTACCCAACCTATAATAATTTGGATGTGTATAGCGATAATAATATTTAGTATAAGTGCACAAATATTTAGAGTCAAAGCGTTTAAGTATACTAATGATCCAGCTCTTGTCGCTCCTGCAATGTACTTTTCAGTTATTGTTGCGGCGGTATTGGATATTGTTTTTTATAATACTAGTCTTAAAAGTTTAGAAGTATGTGGAATATTGATGATATGTGTGGCTAGCGTATTGTCATTGATAAAAAAAGCTTAA
- the tgt gene encoding tRNA guanosine(34) transglycosylase Tgt, producing MTVMKFELLKKEGKARRAKISFPRGDIQTPAFMPVGTYGAVKSLSPVELRQMGAEIILGNTFHLWLRPGTEIIKKHGSLHGFNGWDKPILTDSGGFQVFSLGKMRKLTEDGVTFKSPINGSKVFLSPEISMQVQRDLGSDIVMCFDECTPYPATEKEAKESMELSMRWAKRSKDAHGDNPSALFGIIQGGMYEHLRDESLAKLKEIDFDGFAIGGLSVGEPKEDMIRILDHTAHQMPEDKPRYLMGVGTPKDLVEAVYRGVDMFDCVMPSRNARNGHIFTSEGVIKIRNSKYKDDISPLDPNCDCYTCKNFTKSYLHHLDKTKEILGSRLNTIHNLTFYQNLMKSIRKALDEGRFAEFRKEFLANYK from the coding sequence ATGACAGTAATGAAGTTTGAATTACTTAAAAAAGAAGGTAAAGCAAGAAGAGCAAAAATAAGTTTTCCTCGTGGTGATATTCAAACACCTGCATTTATGCCAGTAGGTACCTATGGCGCTGTGAAGTCTCTATCTCCGGTTGAGTTAAGGCAGATGGGGGCAGAGATTATTTTGGGCAATACATTTCACCTATGGTTACGTCCTGGCACAGAGATTATCAAAAAACATGGTTCACTACATGGCTTTAACGGTTGGGATAAGCCTATTTTGACAGATTCGGGAGGATTCCAAGTTTTTAGTCTAGGTAAAATGCGTAAGCTAACAGAAGATGGTGTGACATTTAAGTCACCTATCAATGGTTCTAAAGTATTTTTATCACCTGAGATATCAATGCAAGTACAAAGAGATTTAGGCTCAGATATCGTGATGTGTTTTGATGAATGTACGCCATACCCAGCCACTGAAAAGGAAGCTAAAGAATCTATGGAACTATCTATGCGCTGGGCAAAAAGATCAAAAGATGCTCATGGTGATAATCCATCGGCGTTATTTGGGATTATTCAAGGTGGTATGTATGAGCACTTACGTGATGAGTCGTTAGCTAAGCTAAAAGAAATTGATTTTGATGGTTTTGCTATCGGTGGTTTATCTGTTGGCGAGCCCAAGGAAGATATGATTAGGATACTTGATCATACTGCTCATCAAATGCCTGAAGATAAGCCAAGATATCTGATGGGAGTTGGCACACCAAAAGATCTGGTTGAGGCGGTATATCGTGGAGTAGATATGTTTGACTGTGTGATGCCATCTCGAAATGCTCGCAATGGTCATATCTTCACTTCAGAAGGAGTGATTAAAATCAGAAATTCTAAGTATAAAGATGATATATCGCCCCTAGATCCAAATTGTGATTGCTATACTTGTAAAAATTTCACTAAGAGTTATTTGCATCATCTTGACAAAACTAAAGAGATTTTAGGCTCAAGATTGAATACTATTCATAATTTGACTTTCTACCAAAATCTTATGAAATCTATCCGCAAAGCTTTAGATGAGGGTAGGTTTGCAGAGTTTAGAAAAGAGTTTTTGGCAAATTATAAATAA
- a CDS encoding DUF3281 family protein has product MKSNNILIMKKKLLISAAIVSTATLLGSCGKTETANELRIVDECNENNDLCRFELADTQVSRYTNILGKTIERVLSQTPLNDIQGTVGWNASAGASLADNSEVQSELGSSCQDNVCTQNSNSTAFKLPVGSNTIRASGTVAIDGKTVDLATDVPPVVINTSVARSSATHVFPTELNSLTLQKIVDHLNKNRYYAHGTFSADGNNIKIICDPGYVWLDEANPSYGQDFVSKIGRSVSVVTHLKGKKSKEEFLATRYLHSVDTLNGFSLDNSNNRTWTIGCWSVKEI; this is encoded by the coding sequence ATGAAAAGTAATAACATATTGATAATGAAAAAGAAACTTTTGATAAGTGCAGCTATTGTATCTACTGCTACGTTATTAGGAAGTTGTGGTAAGACAGAGACTGCAAATGAATTACGTATAGTAGACGAATGTAATGAAAATAATGATTTGTGTAGGTTTGAGCTAGCTGATACTCAGGTGTCTCGCTATACAAATATCTTAGGTAAGACTATAGAAAGAGTGCTGAGCCAAACTCCGCTAAATGATATTCAAGGAACAGTAGGATGGAATGCATCAGCTGGAGCAAGTTTAGCTGATAATTCTGAAGTTCAGAGTGAATTAGGGTCTAGCTGTCAGGATAATGTTTGTACTCAAAATAGTAATTCCACAGCATTTAAGCTACCAGTTGGTAGTAATACAATAAGGGCATCTGGAACGGTTGCAATTGATGGTAAAACTGTTGATCTAGCTACAGATGTACCTCCTGTTGTGATAAATACATCGGTAGCTCGTAGTAGTGCTACGCATGTGTTCCCTACGGAATTAAATAGCTTGACTTTGCAGAAGATCGTTGATCATTTAAATAAGAATAGATATTACGCACATGGTACTTTTTCAGCGGATGGTAATAATATAAAGATTATATGTGATCCGGGCTATGTGTGGTTAGATGAGGCAAATCCTAGCTATGGTCAAGATTTTGTTTCGAAGATTGGCCGCAGTGTGTCAGTGGTGACTCATTTAAAAGGTAAAAAATCTAAAGAAGAATTCTTGGCGACTAGATATTTACATTCTGTGGATACGTTAAATGGATTTTCCTTGGATAATAGTAATAATAGGACTTGGACGATTGGTTGTTGGTCTGTTAAGGAGATCTAA